One genomic window of Caenorhabditis elegans chromosome I includes the following:
- the Y71A12B.24 gene encoding uncharacterized protein (Confirmed by transcript evidence), translating to MKLLVLLFLTFSVAKSCLVVRLINPSCTYCSFSSYFETTTNVHKFFINNISTHVYTATNQRGSSIGCTKTFECSNEKFSLVGVTMDPFQLNNSDIVTMFPAKEIEVTCNPSTNIRRPCQA from the exons ATGAAACTGCTCGTTTTGCTATTTCTAACATTTTCGGTTGCGAAAAGTTGTTTGGTAGTCAGATTGATTAAtccaa GTTGCACCTACTGTAgcttttcttcatattttgaaacaactaCGAATGTCCATAAGTTCTTTATAAATAATATCTCAACTCACGTTTATACGGCCACCAATCAACGGGGGAGCAGTATCGGATGtaccaaaacttttgaatgttcaaacgaaaaattcaGTCTTGTGGGAGTAACAATGGATCCATTTCAACTCAACAATTCTGATATTGTTACTATG TTCCCGGCGAAGGAGATTGAGGTGACTTGCAATCCAAGCACAAACATCCGACGGCCATGTCAAGCTTAG